In Colletotrichum higginsianum IMI 349063 chromosome 1, whole genome shotgun sequence, one genomic interval encodes:
- a CDS encoding Eukaryotic translation initiation factor 3 subunit K, translated as MLNGEDPPERPDYIVNIINGLERYNPEAVVNLEAYLQEQCEQKYCDCNANRTLLKLYQLNPDRMKDEVVTNILVKAMTQFPSPQFSLALHLINPSTIAQGELHEAVTKLRTLNIQLEGSEYARFWNTIDGDDLCADLIADISGFEDLIRANIANLVAQAFREVSLSQLESWLGLDSDAAAKFVTEVAGWTVGDNGVVTIPKNTENEAKKSEIREDVNIDMFSRVIRRSWEETV; from the exons ATGTTGAACGGCGAAGATCCGCCCGAGCGGCCCGACTACATTGTCAACATCATCAATGGCCTGGAGCGCTACAACCCCGAGGCCGTCGTTAACCTCGAGGCCTATCTGCAGGAGCAGTGCGAGCAGAAGTACTGCGACTGCAATGCGAACAGGACACTGCTGAAGCT GTACCAGCTTAACCCCGACCGCATGAAGGATGAGGTCGTCACCAACATCCTAGTCAAGGCTATGACCCAGTTCCCCTCGCCGCAGTTCAGCCTTGCTCTGCACCTGATCAACCCATCTACCATCGCCCAGGGCGAGCTCCACGAGGCCGTCACCAAGCTCCGTACCCTCAACATCCAGCTCGAGGGCTCCGAGTATGCTCGCTTCTGGAACACCATTGATGGCGACGATCTCTGTGCCGACCTGATCGCCGATATCTCTGGTTTCGAGGATCTCATCCGCGCCAACATTGCCAACCTTGTTGCCCAGGCCTTCCGCGAGGTTAGCTTGTCCCAGCTCGAGTCGTGGCTCGGTCTTGactccgacgccgccgctaAGTTCGTGACTGAGGTCGCTGGCTGGACTGTCGGCGACAACGGTGTCGTTACCATTCCCAAGAACACGGAgaacgaggccaagaagtcGGAGATTAGGGAGGACGTCAACATTGACATGTTCTCGAGGGTGATCCGGAGATCATGGGAGGAGACCGTGTAA
- a CDS encoding PDCD2_C domain-containing protein encodes MADYDSDSSEQELTETNVLLGYASKDADEDTISRLGGQPDWLNPELPAPSALARCKICNDIMVQLLQLNGELPERFPGHERRLYVFACRRSTCRRKQGSIRAVRGVRISKDAPTVGAKKVETKAPKKPIEEEPKKNDGPGLGSALFGGGGGGSSGAANPFASNANPFSTGASSSSPFSNAAPSSNPFSKPAAEPQQPEQKKAEDPAESLPKTFAETLNLNNPQESSGTPPPPEPWPPADALPKAYPISYLADAEFETLDPEPMPVPQNARMEVDNEGGAGATGGDIKDVFESSMDAVFQKFADRMAQNPEQAIRYEFAGAPLLYSKADVVGKSLGGGGRMPRCGNCGAGRVFEVQMTPHAITELEAEELSLEGMDWGTIIVGVCEADCQQRGVEAGEGGYLEEWCGVQWEELSKR; translated from the exons ATGGCAGACTACGATAGCGACTCCTCTGAACAGGAACTGACCGAGACTAACGTATTGCTTGGTTACGCTAGCAAAGATGCAGACGAGGACACCATCAGCCGTCTTGGTGGCCAACCA GACTGGCTAAACCCCGAACTGCCTGCCCCGTCTGCCCTCGCTCGCTGCAAGATATGCAACGACATCATGGtccagcttcttcagctcAATGGCGAGCTTCCCGAAAGGTTCCCTGGCCACGAACGCCGCCTCTACGTCTTCGCGTGCCGCAGGTCGACATGCCGGCGCAAACAGGGTAGCATCCGCGCTGTCAGAGGTGTCAGGATATCCAAGGACGCACCCACGGTCGGAGCGAAGAAGGTCGAGACAAAGGCTCCGAAGAAACCgatcgaggaggagcccAAGAAAAATGACGGTCCGGGCCTGGGCAGCGCGctcttcggcggcgggggcggtGGTAGCTCGGGCGCCGCCAATCCGTTTGCCAGCAACGCAAACCCCTTTAGTACAGGGGCCTCTTCAAGCAGTCCCTTCAGTAATGCCGCCCCATCGTCGAACCCCTTCTccaagcccgccgccgaaccTCAGCAGCCCGAGCAAAAGAAAGCCGAGGACCCGGCAGAATCCCTCCCCAAGACATTCGCCGAGACCCTCAACCTCAATAACCCGCAGGAATCTTCCGGCACGCCCCCTCCACCGGAGCCCTGGCCCCCGGCTGATGCCCTGCCGAAGGCGTACCCTATTTCTTACCTCGCGGATGCCGAGTTCGAGACCCTGGACCCGGAACCCATGCCCGTCCCCCAGAACGCGCGGATGGAGGTTGATAACGAGGGCGGTGCTGGTGCCACGGGTGGCGACATCAAGGACGTCTTCGAGTCCTCCATggacgccgtcttccagaAGTTCGCGGACCGCATGGCCCAGAACCCGGAGCAAGCCATCCGTTACGAGTTCGCCGGCGCGCCTCTACTGTATTCcaaggccgacgtcgtcggcaagtcgctcggcggcggcgggcgcaTGCCGAGGTGCGGCAATTGTGGCGCCGGACGAGTGTTTGAGGTGCAGATGACGCCGCACGCCATCACGGAGCTCGAGGCAGAGGAGCTCTCGCTCGAGGGCATGGACTGGGGCACGATCATTGTGGGTGTCTGCGAGGCGGACTGCCAGCAGAgaggcgtcgaggccggtgaGGGCGGCTACCTGGAGGAGTGGTGCGGTGTTCAGTGGGAGGAGCTCTCGAAGCGATGA
- a CDS encoding T-complex protein 1 subunit zeta: protein MSAAQLLNPKAESRRRGEALKVNISAGEGLQDVLKSNLGPLGTIKMLVDGSGQIPANAPRIQIKLTKDGNVLLREMQIQNPTAVMIARAATAQDDICGDGTTSAVLLIGELLKQADRYISEGLHPRIITDGFEIAKNESLKFLDNFKLAKEVDRELLLSVARTSLSTKLNSSLASKLTPDIVDAVLAIYEAPAKPDLHMVEIMKMQHRTASDTQLIKGLALDHGARHPDMPKRVENAYILTMNVSLEYEKSEINSGFFYSSAEQRDKLVESERRFVDAKLKKIVELKKEVCGNDPNKNFVIVNQKGIDPLSLDVLAKNGILALRRAKRRNMERLQLICGGVAQNSVDDLSPESLGWAGLVYEQTLGEEKYTFIEEVKDPKSVTLLIKGPNAHTITQVTDAVRDGLRSVYNMIVDGSVVPGAGSFQVACAAHLKSDAFAKTVKGKAKWGVEAFADALLIIPKTLAANAGLDIQDALAALQDEHADGNVVGLDLATGEPMDPELEGIFDSFRVLRNCIASSSSIASNLLLCDELLKARQMGRAGGPGPGMDGPEE from the exons ATGTCTGCGGCACAACTGCTCAACCCCAAGGCCGAATCGAGG CGGCGGGGTGAAGCCCTGAAGGTCAACATCAGTGCTGGTGAAGGCCTCCAGGATGTCCTCAAGTCCAACCTCGGCCCTTTGGGCACCATCAAGAT GCTTGTTGACGGCTCTGGTCAA ATACCTGCTAATGCGCCCCGAATCCAGATCAAGCTGACAAAAGACGGAAACGTCCTCCTGCGCGAGATGCAAATACAAAACCCTACCGCCGTCATGATTGCCCGAGCTGCGACTGCACAAGACGACATTTGTGGAGACGGCACAACATCTGCAGTTCTGTTGATCGGAGAGCTTCTCAAGCAGGCAGACCGATACATTTCGGAAGGCCTGCATCCTAGAATCATCACGGATGGTTTCGAGATTGCAAAGAACGAGTCGCTGAAG TTCCTCGACAACTTCAAGCTTGCCAAGGAGGTTGATCGCGAGCTGCTTCTCTCCGTCGCCCGTACGTCGCTGTCCACGAAGCTCAACTCCAGCCTCGCGAGCAAGCTCACCCCCGATATCGTCGATGCCGTACTTGCCATTTACGAGGCCCCGGCCAAGCCCGACTTGCACATGGTTGAGATCATGAAGATGCAGCACCGCACCGCCTCCGACACGCAGCTGATCAAGggtctcgccctcgaccatGGCGCTCGCCACCCCGATATGCCCAAGCGTGTTGAGAACGCCTACATCCTGACGATGAACGTGAGCTTGGAGTACGAGAAGTCTGAGATCAACTCTGGCTTCTTCTACTCCAGCGCGGAGCAGAGAGACAAGCTCGTGGAGAGCGAGCGCAGATTTGTCGATGCCAAGCTCAAGAAGATCGTtgagctgaagaaggaagtTTGCGGAAATGACCCTAACAAGAACTTTGTCATCGTCAACCAGAAGGGTATCGATCCCCTGTCCCTCGACGTTCTGGCGAAGAACGGCATTCTCGCCTTGCGTCGTGCCAAGAGAAGAAACATGGAGAGACTGCAGCTCATTTGCGGTGGTGTTGCACAGAACAGCGTTGACGACCTGAGCCCGGAGTCCTTGGGATGGGCTGGCTTGGTCTACGAGCAGACTTTGGGCGAGGAGAAGTATACCTTCatcgaggaggtcaaggacCCCAAGTCTGTCACCCTTTTGATCAAGGGTCCCAACGCACACACCATCACTCAGGTCACCGATGCCGTCCGCGACGGTCTGCGCAGTGTCTACAACATGATTGTCGATGGAAGTGTCGTTCCCGGTGCCGGCTCCTTCCAGGTTGCCTGTGCGGCACACCTCAAGAGCGATGCTTTTGCCAAGACGGTgaagggcaaggccaagtGGGGTGTCGAGGCGTTTGCCGACGCTCTGTTGATCATCCCGAAGACTCTGGCTGCCAATGCTGGTCTTGACATCCAGGATGCTC TTGCTGCTTTGCAGGATGAGCACGCGGATGGTAATGTTGTTGGTCTGGATCTGGCAACGGGTGAGCCGATGGACCCTGAACTCGAGGGTATTTTCGACTCGTTCAGAGTACTCAGAAACTGCATCGCCTCCAGCTCAAGCATTGCATCCAACTTGCTTCTCTGCGACGAGCTTCTGAAGGCGAGACAGATGGGCAGAGCAGGAGGCCCAGGCCCTGGTATGGATGGTCCTGAGGAGTAA
- a CDS encoding Prenylcysteine oxidase has protein sequence MMWGSKLSAVLSALSLTHSAAPATELEQIATESNIRQVAIIGAGAGGSSTAYYLQKFAEAEGVPVNITVFEKTDRIGGRTLTVEAYNNPLEPVELGASIFIEANHIMYNASLNFGLPLKEPESGSDGFLGIWDGEKFVFTQDDSSWEWWNLAKLFWKYGTAPYKAQKLVQSTVSTFLQLYEKPHFPFRSLTQRVFELDLLKATSVTGEQFLVNNDIGELFAHDIIQAATRVNYASNLRHIHGLETMVSLAPEGAKQVIGGNWQIFATMLDRSNATVQRNTSVTSIALKSGSTDSKYLLSTKGAHSEVDANAADQYPIAFDNVVIATPWQYGDISVSEDLFQHKIDEIPYTKLHVTLFASPFRISPKYFGLAAGSKAPDTVLTTLNPDDDSKAGSEGAGKAGFYSISTLRTVTNPDTLKDEFIYKIFSPGKVTADFLSELLGVEVPESIIPAQKIKESSPRVVDPISWYHPHVFNSYPIEYPRVTFQDPILRDGLYYLSGIESFISCMETSSLMGMNIARLIADDLSEANTHGRIETDDAQEILGQAVKGAPVADEL, from the exons ATGATGTGGGGGTCCAAGCTCTCCGCTGTGCTGTCTGCGCTCAGCTTAACGCACTCAGCAGCTCCTGCGACCGAGCTTGAGCAGATCGCTACCGAAAGCAACATCAGGCAAGTCGCCATCATTG GCGCTGGCGCCGGTGGCTCATCCACGGCATACTACCTCCAGAAGTTCGCCGAGGCAGAGGGGGTTCCCGTGAACATCACTGTTTTTGAGAAAACCGACCGCATCGGCGGCCGTACCTTGACTGTAGAAGCTTACAACAACCCGCTCGAGCCTGTTGAGCTGGGTGCATCCATCTTCATAGAGGCCAACCATATCATGTACAACGCGAGCCTTAACTTTGGTCTGCCCCTGAAAGAGCCTGAGTCCGGCAGCGATGGCTTCTTGGGCATTTGGGATGGAGAGAAGTTTGTTTTTACACAGGACGACAGCTCCTGGGAGTGGTGGAATTTGGCCAAGCTCTTCTGGAAGTACGGCACAGCCCCTTACAAGGCGCAGAAGCTCGTCCAGTCGACCGTGTCGACCTTTCTGCAGCTTTACGAAAAGCCTCACTTCCCCTTTCGATCCCTCACACAGAGAGTCTTCGAGCTTGATCTCCTGAAGGCGACTTCGGTCACAGGCGAACAGTTCCTTGTCAACAATGAT ATCGGTGAGCTTTTCGCTCATGATATCATTCAGGCAGCAACCCGCGTCAACTATGCGTCAAACCTGAGGCATATTCACGGCCTTGAGACCATGGTCTCTCTCGCACCCGAAGGTGCCAAGCAGGTCATTGGTGGCAACTGGCAGATCTTCGCGACTATGCTCGACAGAAGCAATGCCACTGTACAGCGAAATACATCGGTCACCTCCATTGCACTGAAATCCGGTTCTACCGACTCCAAATACTTGTTGTCCACCAAAGGAGCTCACTCTGAAGTCGACGCCAATGCAGCAGACCAATACCCGATCGCCTTCGACAATGTCGTGATTGCCACTCCGTGGCAGTACGGTGATATTAGCGTCTCTGAGGACCTGTTCCAGCACAAGATTGACGAGATCCCTTACACTAAGCTTCATGTCACTCTCTTTGCCTCGCCCTTCCGTATCAGCCCGAAGTATTTCGGGTTGGCCGCCGGCTCCAAGGCCCCGGACACGGTTCTGACGACTCTcaaccccgacgacgactccAAGGCTGGATCCGAGGGCGCCGGGAAAGCGGGCTTCTACTCTATCAGCACCTTGAGAACCGTCACCAACCCGGACACGCTGAAGGACGAGTTTATTTACAAGATCTTTTCGCCTGGAAAGGTGACAGCAGACTTCTTGTCGGAATTACTCGGCGTGGAGGTGCCTGAATCCATCATCCCGGCGCAGAAGATCAAGGAGAGCAGCCCACGCGTGGTTGATCCCATTTCTTGGTATCACCCTCATGTTTTCAACTCTTACCCCATCGAGTACCCGCGTGTGACTTTCCAGGATCCCATCTTGAGGGACGGTCTCTACTACCTGTCTGGTATCGAGAGTTTCATCTCCTGCATGGAGACCAGTTCGTTAATGGGGATGAACATTGCCAGGTTGATTGCCGATGACTTGTCCGAGGCTAACACTCACGGAAGGATTGAAACAGATGACGCACAGGAGATTCTTGGCCAAGCGGTGAAGGGAGCGCCAGTTGCAGATGAACTGTAA